Proteins from a single region of Allocatelliglobosispora scoriae:
- the urtE gene encoding urea ABC transporter ATP-binding subunit UrtE encodes MMLKISNVEVGYGRSTVLHGVSVTVETQGVTAVLGHNGAGKSTLLRAAIGLLKPKRGTITLDGDDITRLAPHDRVARGMAYVPQGQQCFPHLTTAENLQLIADGRRDGRESLAEALEMFPALKELLRRRAGLLSGGQRQQLAIARALITRPRLLLLDEPTEGIQPSVVAEIEQKIVALAQAGIAILLVEQHLGFALSAADNYYVLAAGRTTASGPADLEATPRVREALSV; translated from the coding sequence ATGATGCTGAAGATCTCCAACGTCGAGGTCGGGTACGGCCGCAGCACCGTCCTGCACGGCGTCTCCGTCACGGTCGAGACCCAGGGCGTCACGGCGGTCCTCGGCCACAACGGCGCGGGCAAATCGACCCTGCTGCGAGCCGCGATCGGCCTGCTCAAGCCCAAACGCGGCACGATCACCCTCGACGGCGACGACATCACCCGCCTGGCTCCCCACGATCGGGTCGCGCGGGGCATGGCCTACGTACCGCAGGGCCAGCAGTGCTTCCCCCACCTCACCACCGCCGAGAACCTCCAGCTCATCGCCGACGGCCGCCGGGACGGCAGGGAATCCCTCGCCGAGGCCCTGGAGATGTTCCCCGCCCTCAAGGAGCTGCTGCGGCGGCGGGCGGGCCTGCTCTCCGGCGGCCAGCGCCAGCAGCTCGCGATCGCTCGGGCCCTCATCACCAGGCCCCGCCTGCTCCTGCTCGACGAACCCACCGAGGGCATCCAGCCGTCGGTGGTGGCGGAGATCGAGCAGAAGATCGTCGCGTTGGCCCAGGCGGGGATCGCGATTCTCCTGGTGGAGCAGCATCTGGGGTTCGCCCTGTCGGCGGCGGACAACTACTACGTCCTGGCCGCGGGCCGCACCACCGCCTCCGGCCCAGCCGACCTGGAGGCGACCCCCCGGGTCCGCGAGGCGTTGTCGGTCTAG
- a CDS encoding urease accessory protein UreD, translated as MQASARVIAEVDDDGITRLVRLRGEPPLLLRETPTVDGSAEVHLVGGAAGPLGGDRLSLRIEVGPRAVLCLRTVAASIALPGRGRDSSLVSVTASVAGGGELRWLPEQLVAAAGCRHHAVNTVELAPGARLLWRDELVCGRWREEPGDAEIATSVTYADRALLRQSLSVGPSTPGWSGPAVLAGAKATGSLLRVDAAMPQQGPVVLGPTAVSMPLAGPARLITATAPDAHTLRSLLDPCSTGMVSRR; from the coding sequence ATGCAGGCGAGTGCCCGGGTGATCGCCGAGGTCGACGACGACGGCATCACCCGGCTCGTCCGGCTGCGGGGCGAGCCGCCCCTGCTGCTGCGGGAGACGCCGACGGTGGACGGTTCGGCGGAGGTCCACCTCGTCGGCGGGGCGGCGGGGCCGCTCGGCGGGGACCGGTTGAGCCTGCGCATCGAGGTGGGGCCGCGGGCGGTGCTCTGTCTGCGTACCGTGGCGGCTTCCATCGCCCTGCCGGGCCGCGGCCGGGACTCTTCGCTGGTGAGCGTGACGGCGAGCGTGGCCGGTGGCGGTGAGCTGCGCTGGCTGCCGGAGCAGCTGGTCGCCGCCGCCGGCTGCCGGCACCACGCGGTGAACACCGTGGAGCTGGCGCCCGGCGCCCGCCTGCTGTGGCGCGACGAGCTGGTCTGCGGCCGGTGGCGGGAGGAGCCCGGTGATGCGGAGATCGCCACCTCCGTGACCTACGCCGACCGCGCCCTGCTGCGCCAGTCCCTGTCGGTGGGCCCGAGTACGCCAGGCTGGTCGGGCCCGGCGGTGCTCGCGGGCGCGAAGGCGACCGGCTCGCTGCTCCGGGTCGACGCGGCGATGCCGCAGCAGGGTCCGGTGGTGCTGGGACCCACCGCGGTCTCGATGCCGCTCGCCGGACCCGCCCGGCTGATCACCGCGACCGCCCCGGACGCGCACACCCTGCGCTCGCTGCTGGATCCCTGCTCGACGGGCATGGTAAGCCGCAGGTGA
- a CDS encoding substrate-binding domain-containing protein, translating into MPRLALPDDSTLHVALVFPMQGPAGIFGPTCELCAQLAVEEVNRAGGVLGRELRLIPVDGGAHPERVAAEVESLVSLGLVQGVTGWHISSVRQALAPRIAHRVPYVYTALYEGGETTEGVFLTSETPANQLQPAMRLLTREQRVRRWHIVGNDYVWPRQTARAARRYATDGGSRIAGETYLPLGTHDFADVLRRIEQSGADAVLMLLVGNDAVRFNRAFAASGLDQRCLRLSTLMDENMLLASGAGATRGLFSTAGFFASMITPENLDFHGQYARRFGIDAPQLGSLGESCYEGVLLLAALIAQARTLDVRAIGAGADAVSYEGPRGLMRLRRRHVSQRIYLAEAHALEFTVVAEL; encoded by the coding sequence ATGCCTCGGCTCGCACTGCCGGACGACTCGACCCTGCATGTCGCGCTGGTCTTTCCGATGCAGGGTCCGGCGGGCATCTTCGGGCCGACGTGCGAGCTCTGCGCGCAGCTCGCGGTCGAGGAGGTCAACCGGGCCGGCGGGGTGCTCGGCCGGGAGCTGCGGCTGATCCCGGTCGACGGCGGCGCGCACCCGGAGCGGGTCGCGGCGGAGGTCGAGTCGCTCGTCTCGCTCGGCCTGGTGCAGGGCGTCACGGGCTGGCACATCTCGTCGGTGCGCCAGGCTCTCGCGCCGCGCATCGCGCACCGCGTCCCCTATGTCTACACGGCGCTCTATGAGGGCGGCGAGACGACCGAGGGCGTCTTCCTGACCAGCGAGACGCCCGCCAACCAGCTTCAGCCCGCGATGCGCCTGCTCACCCGCGAGCAGCGGGTGCGCCGGTGGCACATCGTCGGCAACGACTACGTGTGGCCGCGGCAGACCGCCCGGGCCGCGCGCCGCTACGCCACCGACGGCGGCTCGCGCATCGCGGGCGAGACCTATCTCCCGTTGGGTACGCACGACTTCGCCGACGTCCTGCGCCGCATCGAGCAGTCCGGCGCGGATGCGGTGCTGATGCTGCTGGTCGGCAACGACGCGGTGCGGTTCAACCGGGCGTTCGCCGCGTCCGGTCTGGACCAGCGCTGCCTGCGCCTGAGCACGCTGATGGACGAGAACATGCTGCTCGCCAGCGGTGCGGGCGCGACCAGGGGCCTGTTCAGCACGGCCGGTTTCTTCGCCTCCATGATCACCCCGGAGAACCTGGACTTCCACGGCCAGTACGCCAGGCGCTTCGGCATCGACGCCCCGCAGCTCGGCAGCCTCGGCGAATCCTGCTACGAGGGCGTGCTGCTGCTGGCGGCGCTGATCGCACAGGCGCGGACCCTCGACGTGCGGGCGATCGGTGCGGGCGCCGACGCGGTGTCCTATGAGGGCCCGCGCGGCCTGATGCGGTTGCGGCGCAGGCACGTCAGCCAGCGCATCTATCTCGCCGAAGCGCATGCGCTGGAGTTCACGGTCGTCGCGGAACTGTAG
- the urtC gene encoding urea ABC transporter permease subunit UrtC, whose protein sequence is MIDWISKRTRARAGLGFALGAILLFAVAPVALTDFRLSLLAKYLCIAMVAVGIGLAWGRGGMLTLGQGVFFGLGGYAMAMHLKLADAGEGNMPDFMELYGQLDELPGWWKPFANPFFALAATMLLPMLVAFLLGSLVFRRRVRGAYFAILSQALAAALVIFLIGQQGTTGGTNGLTDIKGFFGYDLADPVNKRMVYFIVAAVLLVLLALARQLMQSRYGELLVAVRDSEERVRFLGYNPANVKLVAYVVAAGMAGLAGALFVPAVGIISPALIGIVPSIEFVIGVAVGGRAALLGPVLGAVAVAWARTALSEKFPGTWTYLQGLLFVVVVAFLPGGLASLVGMVRRRTRPAAPAEPTAPAQPPATVLEGASA, encoded by the coding sequence ATGATCGACTGGATCAGCAAACGCACTCGGGCCCGCGCGGGCCTCGGCTTCGCCCTCGGCGCGATCCTGCTCTTCGCCGTCGCGCCGGTCGCGCTCACCGACTTCCGGCTCAGCCTGCTCGCGAAATACCTCTGCATCGCGATGGTCGCGGTCGGGATCGGCCTCGCCTGGGGTCGCGGTGGCATGCTCACGCTCGGTCAGGGGGTCTTCTTCGGACTCGGCGGGTACGCCATGGCGATGCACCTCAAGCTCGCCGACGCCGGTGAGGGCAACATGCCGGACTTCATGGAGCTCTACGGCCAGCTCGACGAGCTGCCGGGCTGGTGGAAACCGTTCGCCAACCCGTTCTTCGCGCTCGCCGCGACGATGCTGCTGCCGATGCTCGTCGCCTTCCTGCTCGGCTCGCTCGTCTTCCGGCGCCGGGTGCGGGGCGCCTACTTCGCGATCCTCAGCCAGGCCCTCGCCGCCGCGCTCGTCATCTTCCTCATCGGCCAGCAGGGCACCACCGGCGGCACCAACGGCCTCACCGACATCAAGGGCTTCTTCGGCTACGACCTCGCCGACCCGGTCAACAAGCGGATGGTCTACTTCATCGTCGCCGCCGTGCTGCTGGTGCTCCTCGCCCTCGCCCGGCAGCTGATGCAGAGCCGCTACGGCGAGCTGCTCGTCGCCGTCCGCGACTCCGAGGAACGGGTCCGCTTCCTCGGCTACAACCCGGCCAACGTCAAGCTCGTCGCCTACGTGGTCGCGGCCGGCATGGCGGGTCTCGCCGGAGCCCTCTTCGTACCGGCCGTCGGCATCATCTCCCCCGCCCTCATCGGCATCGTGCCGTCGATCGAGTTCGTCATCGGCGTCGCCGTCGGCGGCCGGGCGGCACTGCTCGGCCCGGTGCTCGGCGCGGTGGCCGTGGCGTGGGCGCGGACTGCACTGTCGGAGAAGTTCCCCGGCACCTGGACCTACCTGCAGGGGCTCCTCTTCGTCGTGGTCGTGGCGTTCCTGCCGGGCGGGCTCGCCTCCCTGGTAGGCATGGTCCGGCGGCGCACCCGGCCGGCCGCACCCGCCGAGCCGACCGCCCCGGCGCAACCACCGGCCACCGTCCTGGAAGGAGCATCCGCATGA
- a CDS encoding glycine hydroxymethyltransferase, protein MLSTESTAFRSAIEAVRAVEPRIADAIGAELADQRESLKLIASENYASPAVLLAMGNWFSDKYAEGTIGRRFYAGCRNVDTVESIAAEHARELFGAEHAYVQPHSGIDANLVAYWAILGAKVELPGLAKFNARTVNDLSDADWAELRREFGNQRMLGMSLDAGGHLTHGFRPNISGKMFDQRSYGVDPATGLLDYDALRAQAREFKPLILVGGYSAYPRLVNFRIMREIADEVGAVLMVDMAHFAGLVAGKVLTGDFDPVPHAQVVTTTTHKSLRGPRGGMVLCTGEFADQVDRGCPMVLGGPLSHMMAAKAVAFAEARQPSFQDYAQAIVDNAKALAEGLMRRGAKLVTDGTDNHLAIIDVSSYGLTGRQAELALLDSGIVTNRNSVPRDANGAWYTSGIRIGTPALTTRGLGATEMDVVAGLMHEVLAATQPGESKAKHVLDESISSKVSAQAAELLGNFPLYPTVDLG, encoded by the coding sequence ATGCTCAGCACCGAGTCGACCGCCTTCCGCAGCGCCATCGAGGCCGTCCGCGCGGTTGAGCCGCGCATCGCCGACGCCATCGGCGCGGAGCTCGCCGACCAGCGCGAATCGCTCAAGCTCATCGCCAGTGAAAACTACGCCTCGCCGGCCGTCCTGCTCGCCATGGGCAACTGGTTCAGCGACAAGTACGCCGAGGGCACCATCGGCCGCCGCTTCTACGCCGGCTGCCGCAACGTCGACACGGTCGAGAGCATCGCCGCCGAGCATGCCCGCGAGCTCTTCGGTGCCGAGCACGCCTATGTCCAGCCGCACTCCGGCATCGACGCCAACCTCGTCGCCTACTGGGCGATCCTCGGCGCCAAGGTCGAGCTGCCGGGCCTGGCGAAGTTCAACGCCCGGACCGTCAACGACCTCTCCGACGCCGACTGGGCGGAGCTTCGCCGCGAGTTCGGCAACCAGCGCATGCTCGGCATGTCCCTCGACGCCGGTGGTCACCTCACGCACGGTTTCCGCCCCAACATCTCCGGCAAGATGTTCGACCAGCGCAGCTACGGCGTGGACCCGGCCACCGGGCTCCTCGACTACGACGCGCTGCGCGCACAGGCCCGCGAGTTCAAGCCGTTGATCCTGGTGGGGGGTTACTCGGCGTACCCCCGGCTGGTCAACTTCCGGATCATGCGCGAGATCGCCGACGAGGTCGGCGCGGTGCTCATGGTCGACATGGCCCACTTCGCCGGGCTCGTCGCGGGCAAGGTGCTCACCGGCGACTTCGACCCGGTGCCGCACGCCCAGGTCGTCACCACCACCACCCACAAGTCCCTGCGCGGCCCGCGCGGCGGCATGGTGCTCTGCACGGGCGAGTTCGCCGACCAGGTCGACCGGGGCTGCCCGATGGTCCTCGGCGGCCCGCTGTCGCACATGATGGCGGCGAAGGCCGTGGCGTTCGCGGAGGCCCGTCAGCCGTCGTTCCAGGACTACGCGCAGGCGATCGTCGACAACGCGAAGGCGCTGGCCGAGGGCCTGATGCGGCGCGGCGCGAAGCTCGTCACCGACGGCACCGACAACCACCTGGCGATCATCGACGTGTCGAGCTACGGCCTGACCGGTCGGCAGGCGGAGCTGGCGCTGCTCGACTCGGGCATCGTGACCAACCGCAACTCGGTGCCGCGCGATGCGAACGGTGCCTGGTACACGTCCGGCATCCGGATCGGCACCCCGGCTCTCACCACCCGCGGCCTGGGCGCCACCGAGATGGACGTGGTCGCGGGGCTGATGCACGAGGTGCTGGCGGCGACGCAGCCGGGCGAGTCCAAGGCCAAGCACGTGCTGGACGAGTCGATCTCGTCGAAGGTGTCGGCGCAGGCGGCTGAGCTGCTGGGCAACTTCCCCCTCTACCCCACGGTAGACCTGGGCTGA
- the urtD gene encoding urea ABC transporter ATP-binding protein UrtD, giving the protein MTTEPSAAAPAHPAGPPALQITDLRVVFDGFVAVDGVDLTVPVGDLRFLIGPNGAGKTTLVDAVTGLVKATGSARFGELELLGRDVHRIARLGVGRTFQTATVFEELTVLQNLDIAAGAGRSAWTMLRRRGGVPDDVAEALTTVGLVDQRDQLAGTLAHGQKQWLEIGMLLVQNARLLLLDEPVAGMSHEERDATGELLSLLAEHRTVVVIEHDMEFLRRFARTVTVLHGGRVLSEGTVAQVQADPRVQEVYLGHQAVEA; this is encoded by the coding sequence ATGACCACCGAGCCCTCCGCTGCGGCACCGGCGCACCCCGCCGGGCCGCCCGCGTTGCAGATCACCGATCTGCGGGTCGTCTTCGACGGGTTCGTCGCCGTCGACGGGGTCGACCTCACGGTGCCCGTCGGCGACCTTCGGTTCCTCATCGGACCCAACGGCGCGGGCAAGACCACGCTCGTCGACGCGGTCACCGGCCTGGTCAAGGCGACCGGATCGGCCCGCTTCGGCGAGCTCGAACTGCTCGGACGGGACGTGCACCGGATCGCCCGGCTCGGTGTCGGGCGCACCTTCCAGACCGCCACGGTCTTCGAGGAGCTGACGGTCCTGCAGAACCTGGACATCGCCGCAGGCGCCGGACGCAGTGCGTGGACGATGCTGCGGCGGCGGGGTGGCGTACCCGACGATGTCGCGGAAGCGCTGACCACCGTGGGCCTCGTCGACCAGCGCGACCAGCTCGCGGGCACTCTGGCCCACGGCCAGAAGCAGTGGCTGGAGATCGGCATGCTGCTGGTGCAGAACGCGCGCCTGCTGCTGCTCGACGAACCCGTCGCCGGGATGAGCCACGAGGAGCGCGACGCCACCGGCGAGCTGCTCAGCCTGCTCGCCGAGCACCGGACGGTCGTCGTGATCGAGCACGACATGGAGTTCCTGCGCCGGTTCGCCCGCACGGTCACCGTGCTGCACGGCGGGCGGGTGCTCAGCGAGGGCACGGTCGCCCAGGTCCAGGCCGATCCCCGCGTCCAGGAGGTCTACCTGGGCCACCAAGCAGTGGAGGCATGA
- the urtB gene encoding urea ABC transporter permease subunit UrtB: MTLVLSQFFTGISIGAVLLLIALGLSLTFGQMNVINMAHGEFIMAGAYTTYVLQQVISDAGVSLLIALPIAFAVAGLMGVALEWLLIRRLYTRPLDTLLVTWGVSLILQQVARDIFGTPNVQTRAPDLLTGNVKLFTSADGVELTIANNRLFILLLVVLAIGALTMALRFTSLGRRIRAVVQNRDLAAVSGIPTGRVDRLTFFIGSGLAGIAGVALTLLGPIGPTMGTNIIIDAFLVVVVGGIGQLKGSVIVAFTLGVLQSSVEYLTTLSVAKVIVFVAIVAFLQWRPQGMFTLRTRSLA; encoded by the coding sequence ATGACCCTGGTTCTCAGCCAGTTCTTTACCGGCATCAGCATCGGCGCTGTGCTGCTGCTCATCGCGCTCGGACTGTCGCTGACGTTCGGGCAGATGAACGTGATCAACATGGCGCACGGCGAGTTCATCATGGCCGGTGCGTACACCACCTATGTCCTGCAGCAGGTGATCAGCGATGCCGGTGTCTCCCTGCTGATCGCGCTGCCGATCGCCTTCGCGGTGGCGGGCCTCATGGGCGTCGCCCTGGAGTGGCTGCTCATCCGGCGCCTCTACACGCGGCCGCTCGACACCTTGCTCGTGACCTGGGGCGTCTCGCTGATCCTGCAGCAGGTCGCCCGCGACATCTTCGGCACCCCCAACGTGCAGACCCGGGCGCCCGACCTCCTCACCGGCAACGTCAAGCTCTTCACCAGCGCCGACGGGGTCGAGCTGACGATCGCCAACAACCGGCTCTTCATCCTGCTGCTCGTCGTCCTCGCGATCGGCGCGCTGACGATGGCGCTGCGCTTCACGTCGCTGGGCCGCCGGATCCGCGCCGTCGTGCAGAACCGCGACCTCGCCGCCGTCTCCGGCATCCCCACCGGCAGGGTCGACCGGCTCACCTTCTTCATCGGCTCGGGCCTCGCCGGGATCGCGGGGGTGGCGCTGACACTGCTCGGCCCGATCGGCCCGACCATGGGCACCAACATCATCATCGATGCCTTCCTCGTCGTCGTGGTCGGCGGCATCGGCCAGCTCAAGGGGAGCGTGATCGTGGCCTTCACCCTCGGCGTCCTGCAGTCCAGCGTCGAATACCTCACCACCCTCAGCGTCGCCAAGGTGATCGTCTTCGTGGCGATCGTCGCCTTCCTCCAGTGGCGGCCGCAGGGCATGTTCACGCTGCGTACCAGGAGCCTCGCATGA
- the urtA gene encoding urea ABC transporter substrate-binding protein has protein sequence MSRFRGRRLMACSAILVAAVALTACGSKTGEGATGAGVTADTSGDTVKVGLLNSLSGTMAISEVTVRDSIKLAVEEINAAGGVLGKKIEPISEDGASDWPTFAEKATKLIKEDRVVAVFGCWTSASRKAVKPVFESNKALLFYPVQYEGLEQSPYIFYTGATTNQQIVPGLDYLKAQGKKTVYLVGSDYVFPRTANKIIKAYAAANGMTVLGEDYAPLGSTEFGTITNKVKASKADAVFNTLNGDSNVAFFKEYKSAGLTAATMPVVSVSIAEEEVKSIGTQYLADQLTAWNYYQTTPGAANDKFVKAYKAKFGADKPTSDPMEAAYVSVYLWKAMVEKAKSFDVEKVKAASDGITFDAPEGLVTIDGATQHISKTARIGKIGADGLITEVWNSGQPVKPDPYLKGYPWAAGLS, from the coding sequence ATGTCCAGGTTCCGCGGACGCCGCCTGATGGCGTGCAGCGCAATTCTCGTCGCCGCGGTCGCATTGACCGCATGCGGCAGCAAGACCGGCGAGGGCGCGACCGGTGCCGGTGTCACGGCCGACACCTCCGGCGACACCGTCAAGGTGGGCCTGCTCAACTCGCTCTCGGGCACGATGGCGATCTCCGAGGTCACCGTGCGCGACTCGATCAAGCTCGCCGTCGAGGAGATCAACGCGGCCGGTGGCGTCCTCGGCAAGAAGATCGAGCCGATCAGCGAGGACGGCGCCTCGGACTGGCCGACCTTCGCGGAGAAGGCGACCAAGCTCATCAAGGAGGACCGGGTCGTCGCGGTCTTCGGCTGCTGGACCTCGGCCAGCCGCAAGGCGGTCAAGCCGGTCTTCGAGTCCAACAAGGCGCTGCTGTTCTACCCCGTGCAATATGAAGGCCTGGAGCAGTCGCCCTACATCTTCTACACGGGTGCGACCACCAACCAGCAGATCGTGCCGGGCCTGGACTACCTCAAGGCGCAGGGCAAGAAGACGGTCTACCTGGTCGGCTCCGACTACGTCTTCCCACGCACCGCAAACAAGATCATCAAGGCGTACGCCGCCGCCAACGGCATGACCGTGCTCGGCGAGGACTACGCGCCGCTCGGCTCGACCGAGTTCGGCACGATCACCAACAAGGTCAAGGCGTCCAAGGCCGACGCGGTCTTCAACACCCTCAACGGCGACAGCAACGTGGCCTTCTTCAAGGAGTACAAGTCGGCCGGGCTCACCGCCGCGACGATGCCGGTCGTCTCGGTCTCGATCGCCGAGGAGGAGGTCAAGTCGATCGGCACGCAGTACCTCGCCGACCAGCTCACGGCGTGGAACTACTACCAGACGACGCCGGGTGCGGCCAACGACAAGTTCGTCAAGGCGTACAAGGCGAAGTTCGGCGCGGACAAGCCGACGAGCGACCCGATGGAGGCCGCCTACGTCTCGGTCTACCTCTGGAAGGCGATGGTCGAGAAGGCCAAGTCGTTCGACGTGGAGAAGGTCAAGGCGGCGTCGGACGGCATCACCTTCGACGCACCGGAGGGCCTGGTCACGATCGACGGCGCCACCCAGCACATCTCCAAGACCGCCCGCATCGGCAAGATCGGCGCGGACGGCCTGATCACCGAGGTGTGGAACTCGGGCCAGCCGGTCAAGCCGGACCCCTACCTCAAGGGCTACCCGTGGGCCGCGGGCCTGTCCTGA
- a CDS encoding MarR family winged helix-turn-helix transcriptional regulator produces the protein MGLSQPDLMQLLTRAERLLARRVAEIVADEGHTIDGWRVISLLADGAGHPMTAIADQVFLPPGTLTKLVDHLVEHNLVHRKVDPEDRRRIRAYLTPRGRAMHERVDARVQASIAGLSADDAHLRSLLAGLVEAMEQRPALV, from the coding sequence GTGGGCCTCTCCCAACCGGACCTGATGCAGTTGCTGACCCGTGCGGAGCGCCTGTTGGCCCGCCGGGTGGCGGAGATCGTCGCCGACGAGGGCCACACCATCGACGGCTGGCGGGTCATCTCGCTGCTCGCGGACGGTGCCGGGCACCCGATGACCGCCATCGCCGACCAGGTCTTCCTGCCGCCGGGCACGCTCACCAAGCTCGTCGACCACCTCGTCGAGCACAACCTGGTCCACCGCAAGGTCGATCCGGAGGACCGCCGCCGCATCCGCGCCTATCTGACCCCGCGCGGTCGGGCCATGCACGAGCGGGTCGACGCCCGGGTGCAGGCGAGCATCGCGGGCCTCTCGGCCGACGACGCCCACCTGCGTTCCCTGCTGGCCGGGCTGGTCGAAGCGATGGAGCAGCGGCCCGCACTCGTCTAG